One segment of Panicum virgatum strain AP13 chromosome 1K, P.virgatum_v5, whole genome shotgun sequence DNA contains the following:
- the LOC120710350 gene encoding membrane steroid-binding protein 1-like, which translates to MAMAAAEWWEAAAAAIVAYTGLTPAAFFTAVAAAAALYVAVSGLFARPEPVPARRREAEDEGEGRAFGPLPPPVQLGEVTEEELRAYDGSDPKKPLLMAIKGQIYDVTQSRMFYGPGGPYALFAGKDASRALAKMSFEPSDLTSDISGLGPFEVEALQEWEYKFKSKYITVGTIKKAVPVAEGDAATSTVTTERDIDASILDSNHVPESKETGATNQGSVPEKTTETPDIDVSTSSYVEKAKELPDSDATNASSQADAIEKPDETPDVYVKNSSTEEAFEPKETPDAVIKNSWPEEAVEPKETPEAAVKNCSSTEEAVERKETPQVVDGKNSCEPEDATEKSNEAADAVGLENRTSHEDAGQPKETQNIDDNM; encoded by the exons atggccatggcggcggcggagtggtgggaggcggcggcggcggccatcgtgGCGTACACGGGGCTGACCCCTGCAGCGTTCTTCACGGCCGTGGCTGCGGCCGCCGCGCTGTACGTCGCGGTTTCGGGCCTCTTCGCGCGGCCGGAGCCGGTGCCAGCGAGGAGGCGAGAGGCGGAGGACGAGGGGGAAGGCAGGGCGTTcgggccgctgccgccaccggtGCAGCTCGGGGAGGTGACGGAGGAGGAGCTGAGAGCTTACGATGGGTCCGACCCCAAGAAACCGCTGCTCATGGCCATCAAGGGCCAAATCTACGACGTCACGCAGAGCAG GATGTTTTATGGACCTGGTGGCCCATATGCATTGTTCGCAGGCAAAGACGCAAGTAGGGCTTTGGCAAAGATGTCATTTGAACCAAGTGATTTAACTAGTGACATTTCAGGATTAGGCCCTTTTGAGGTCGAGGCATTGCAAGAATGGGAGTACAAATTCAAGAGCAAATACATTAcggttggaacaatcaagaagGCTGTTCCGGTAGCTGAGGGAGATGCTGCAACGAGTACTGTGACAACTGAAAGAGACATCGACGCAAGCATTCTTGACAGTAACCATGTGCCGGAATCAAAAGAAACTGGAGCGACAAACCAAGGGAGCGTTCCGGAGAAGACAACAGAAACACCAGATATTGATGTGAGCACAAGTAGCTACGTGGAGAAGGCAAAGGAATTGCCAGATTCAGATGCCACGAATGCGAGTAGCCAAGCAGATGCAATAGAGAAGCCAGACGAAACACCAGATGTGTATGTAAAGAACAGCAGTACTGAAGAAGCATTTGAGCCAAAGGAAACACCAGATGCAGTCATAAAGAACAGTTGGCCTGAAGAAGCAGTTGAGCCAAAGGAAACACCAGAAGCGGCTGTAAAGAACTGTAGTAGCACTGAAGAAGCAGTTGAGCGAAAGGAAACCCCTCAGGTAGTAGACGGGAAGAATAGTTGTGAACCTGAAGACGCAACAGAGAAGTCAAACGAAGCAGCAGATGCAGTAGGTTTGGAAAACAGAACCAGCCATGAAGATGCTGGGCAACCAAAGGAAACACAGAATATAGATGACAATATGTAA